A single region of the Streptomyces sp. NBC_00425 genome encodes:
- a CDS encoding bifunctional adenosylcobinamide kinase/adenosylcobinamide-phosphate guanylyltransferase, whose translation MEVTLLGTGAPAGLPRPDCSCAVCATSLGVHARAATALLVDGALLLDLTPGAAFAAARAGHSLAGVGQVLLTHPHDGPPVEVPAGLPQPGRVPDGQELAPLTGHRVRAVAMDAPGTGYAVTGPDGQRLLYLPPRCAPAGLEEGSEHAGRYDMVLLDVVGRPDALAKLRAVGAVGPTTDVVAVHLDHDVPPGAELGRRLAAAGARAVPDGATLTVGVYEDVPDVPRRTLVLGGARSGKSVEAERRLESFPDVLYVATGGTRGGDTEWASRVSAHRERRPGSWRTTETCDLVPLLAQSGAPLLIDCLSLWLTDVMDAAGAWDDAVWADGGEKTLRARVRELADAVRSARRTVVLVSNEVGSGIVPATASGRRYRDELGRLNAAVAAECEQVVLVVAGQAQVLRG comes from the coding sequence GTGGAAGTCACTCTGCTCGGTACCGGCGCCCCCGCGGGACTGCCCCGCCCCGACTGCTCCTGCGCCGTGTGCGCGACCTCGCTCGGCGTGCACGCGCGGGCCGCGACCGCGCTGCTCGTGGACGGCGCCCTGCTGCTCGACCTCACGCCGGGCGCGGCCTTCGCCGCCGCGCGGGCGGGGCACTCGCTGGCCGGCGTCGGCCAGGTGCTGCTGACGCATCCGCACGACGGTCCGCCGGTGGAGGTGCCGGCCGGGCTGCCGCAGCCCGGCCGGGTGCCGGACGGGCAGGAGTTGGCGCCGCTGACGGGGCATCGGGTGCGGGCGGTGGCGATGGACGCGCCGGGCACCGGGTACGCGGTGACCGGGCCCGACGGGCAGCGGCTGCTGTATCTGCCGCCCCGGTGCGCGCCGGCCGGCCTGGAGGAGGGGTCGGAGCACGCAGGGCGCTACGACATGGTCCTCCTGGACGTGGTGGGGCGGCCGGACGCGCTGGCGAAGCTGCGGGCGGTCGGGGCGGTGGGGCCGACGACGGACGTGGTCGCCGTCCACCTGGACCATGACGTGCCGCCGGGCGCGGAGCTCGGCCGGCGGCTCGCGGCCGCGGGCGCGCGGGCGGTGCCGGACGGGGCGACGCTGACGGTGGGGGTGTACGAGGACGTGCCCGACGTGCCGCGGCGGACGCTGGTGCTGGGCGGAGCCCGGTCGGGCAAGTCGGTGGAGGCCGAACGGCGGCTGGAGTCCTTCCCGGACGTGTTGTACGTGGCCACCGGCGGGACCCGGGGCGGCGACACCGAGTGGGCGTCCCGGGTGTCCGCGCACCGGGAGCGGCGCCCGGGTTCCTGGCGGACGACGGAGACCTGCGACCTCGTCCCGTTGCTGGCGCAGTCCGGGGCGCCGCTGCTGATCGACTGTCTGTCGCTGTGGCTGACGGACGTGATGGACGCGGCCGGGGCGTGGGACGACGCGGTGTGGGCGGACGGCGGCGAGAAGACGCTGCGGGCGCGGGTGCGGGAGCTGGCGGACGCCGTGCGCTCGGCCCGGCGGACCGTCGTCCTGGTGTCCAACGAGGTCGGCTCGGGCATCGTGCCGGCGACGGCGTCCGGACGGCGCTACCGCGACGAACTGGGGCGGCTGAACGCGGCGGTCGCGGCGGAGTGCGAGCAGGTCGTCCTGGTGGTGGCGGGCCAGGCGCAGGTACTCCGCGGCTGA